A region from the Candidatus Methylomirabilota bacterium genome encodes:
- the pnp gene encoding polyribonucleotide nucleotidyltransferase encodes MAIGHTTQIEIGGRPLTLESGRVAKQADGAVLVRYGDSVVLATVVASKTAVEGQDFFPLTVDYRERAYAGGRIPGGFFKREGRPAEKEILTSRLIDRPLRPLFPKGFRNEIQLIALAISADQENDPDILAMNGASAAVAVAGLPFLGPFGAVRIGLVDGRLVVNPTGSQLDRSSLDLIVAATEESVVMVEAGAREVPEETIVEAIALGHAECKAIVRGQRALAEMVGKPRWAFDASVQDDRQLEAQVRTAAQSRFREIITIAEKIQRGQALSRLAEEVLAAVDPDALRRAKVKEYLDKVEREEVRRMILDRGIRIDGRPAWETRPISAEVSFLPRTHGSALFTRGETQALVAATLGTKSDVQKIEALEGESFKPFMLHYNFPSFSVGEIRRFGSPGRREIGHGALAERSVLPVLPAKEQFPYTIRIVSDILESNGSSSMATVCGASLALMDAGVPIRTPVAGIAMGLIKEGDRFAILTDIMGTEDHYGDMDFKVAGTETGVTGLQMDIKVAGVSRDIMADALRQAREARLYVLSKMREAIAAPRSELSPFAPRFVTIKIKPEKIREVIGPGGKVVRGIQEQTGVKVDIEDDGRVMLFGADARMVQHAIDIIQGICKEAEVGRVHLGKVKKVVDFGAFVEIMPGTEGLLHISQIAEERTRRVEDVLNEGDEVLVKVIEVDPSGKIRLSRRAALKDPEAEAIGPEHLTGRPGEGPPPDNARGPRPDRDRDRGGDRGDRDRGDRDRGRGHRR; translated from the coding sequence ATGGCCATAGGACACACGACACAGATCGAAATCGGGGGACGCCCCCTGACCTTGGAGTCAGGACGGGTTGCCAAGCAGGCCGACGGCGCCGTGCTGGTGCGATACGGAGATTCGGTCGTCCTGGCGACGGTGGTGGCGTCCAAGACCGCGGTGGAGGGGCAGGACTTCTTCCCGCTCACCGTCGACTACCGGGAGCGCGCGTATGCCGGGGGCCGCATCCCCGGCGGATTCTTCAAGCGCGAGGGACGCCCGGCGGAGAAGGAGATCCTGACCTCCCGCCTCATCGACCGGCCGCTCAGGCCACTCTTCCCGAAGGGCTTCCGAAACGAGATCCAGCTGATCGCCCTGGCGATTTCGGCGGACCAGGAGAACGATCCGGATATCCTCGCCATGAACGGGGCATCGGCGGCCGTCGCCGTTGCCGGGTTGCCGTTCCTCGGTCCGTTCGGCGCCGTCCGGATCGGCCTGGTGGACGGCCGTCTCGTCGTCAATCCGACGGGTTCGCAGCTCGACCGGTCCAGCCTCGACCTGATCGTCGCGGCGACCGAGGAGTCCGTGGTGATGGTCGAAGCGGGCGCCAGGGAGGTCCCGGAGGAGACGATCGTCGAGGCTATCGCCCTCGGCCACGCCGAGTGCAAGGCGATCGTCCGCGGCCAGCGCGCGCTGGCCGAGATGGTGGGCAAGCCCAGGTGGGCGTTCGACGCCTCCGTTCAAGACGACCGCCAGCTCGAGGCGCAGGTCCGCACCGCGGCCCAGAGTCGCTTCCGGGAGATTATCACGATCGCCGAGAAGATCCAGAGGGGACAAGCGCTCTCCCGGCTGGCCGAGGAGGTGCTGGCGGCCGTCGATCCTGACGCGCTCCGACGGGCGAAGGTGAAGGAATACCTCGACAAGGTCGAGCGGGAAGAAGTCCGTCGGATGATCCTCGACCGGGGGATCCGCATCGACGGCCGCCCGGCCTGGGAAACGCGCCCGATCTCGGCCGAGGTCTCGTTCCTGCCCCGAACCCACGGCTCGGCGCTGTTCACCCGGGGCGAGACGCAGGCCCTGGTGGCGGCCACGCTGGGGACCAAGTCGGACGTTCAGAAGATCGAGGCGCTGGAGGGCGAATCCTTCAAGCCGTTCATGCTCCACTACAACTTCCCGTCGTTCAGCGTCGGCGAGATCCGGCGCTTCGGGAGCCCGGGTCGACGCGAGATCGGCCACGGGGCGCTGGCCGAGCGCTCGGTCCTGCCGGTCCTGCCGGCCAAGGAGCAATTCCCGTACACGATCCGGATCGTCTCGGACATCCTCGAGTCGAACGGCTCCTCGTCGATGGCGACCGTCTGTGGGGCCTCGCTGGCTCTGATGGACGCCGGGGTCCCCATCCGGACGCCGGTGGCCGGCATCGCGATGGGGCTCATCAAGGAGGGTGACCGCTTCGCGATCTTGACCGACATCATGGGCACCGAAGATCACTACGGCGACATGGACTTCAAGGTCGCCGGGACCGAGACGGGCGTGACCGGCCTCCAGATGGACATCAAGGTCGCCGGGGTCTCCCGCGACATCATGGCCGACGCTCTGCGCCAGGCGCGCGAAGCGCGACTCTACGTCCTCTCCAAGATGCGGGAGGCCATCGCGGCGCCGCGATCCGAGCTGTCGCCGTTCGCCCCGCGCTTCGTCACGATCAAGATCAAGCCCGAGAAGATTCGCGAGGTGATCGGGCCCGGCGGCAAGGTCGTGCGTGGCATCCAGGAGCAGACCGGCGTCAAGGTCGACATCGAAGACGACGGCCGCGTCATGCTCTTCGGCGCCGACGCCAGGATGGTGCAGCACGCGATCGACATCATCCAGGGGATCTGCAAGGAGGCCGAGGTCGGTCGCGTGCATCTGGGCAAGGTCAAGAAGGTCGTCGACTTCGGCGCCTTCGTCGAGATCATGCCGGGCACCGAAGGGCTCTTGCACATCTCGCAGATCGCCGAGGAGCGAACCCGTCGGGTGGAGGACGTGCTGAACGAGGGAGACGAGGTCCTGGTGAAGGTGATCGAGGTGGACCCCTCCGGGAAGATCCGGCTGTCGCGGCGCGCGGCCCTGAAGGATCCCGAAGCCGAAGCGATCGGACCCGAGCATCTCACGGGACGTCCGGGCGAGGGCCCGCCTCCCGACAACGCTCGCGGACCGCGTCCCGACCGCGACCGGGATCGCGGGGGAGATCGCGGGGACCGTGACCGCGGGGATCGCGACCGCGGCCGCGGCCATCGCCGCTGA
- a CDS encoding pitrilysin family protein gives MDGEFRKSVLPNGIRLVTERIPHVRSVAVGVWVDTGSRHEPLPKSGVSHFIEHLVFKGTESRTAEEVARAVDSVGGQMDAFTTKEHTCFYVTVLDQHLPLAADLLSDILLHPLFAADDIEREKTVVLQEFRMVEDTPDDLIHDLFAERVWVGHPLGRPILGDKKIILGLARETILAHFVEEYVPARLTIAAAGRLEHDQLADLLAKHFLDFQRPSVARNGGEPPEITPRVELIDKPLEQVHFVLGGPGLRQSASDRYTLYLLNTILGGSMSSRLFQEVRERQGLVYSIYSGNAAFRDCGLFYIYAGTEPAHFSKVLRLVMDELRKLRRDGVTADELARAKEHLKGSLMLSLESTSSRMTRIAKQEIYFGRHFTLDDILAAVDAVRLEQVAALIAELLGSVPLSLVALGPAGANAATPDDLAI, from the coding sequence GTGGACGGCGAGTTCCGCAAGAGCGTGTTGCCGAACGGGATCCGGCTCGTGACCGAGCGGATCCCGCACGTGCGCTCAGTCGCGGTGGGCGTGTGGGTCGACACCGGCAGTCGTCACGAACCCCTGCCCAAGAGCGGCGTGTCCCATTTCATCGAGCACCTCGTCTTCAAGGGCACCGAGTCGCGCACCGCCGAGGAGGTGGCCAGGGCCGTCGACTCGGTGGGCGGCCAGATGGATGCCTTCACGACCAAGGAGCACACCTGCTTCTACGTCACGGTGCTCGATCAGCACCTGCCGCTGGCCGCTGACCTGCTGTCCGACATCCTCCTGCATCCGCTCTTTGCCGCCGACGACATCGAGCGGGAGAAGACCGTCGTCCTCCAGGAGTTCCGGATGGTGGAGGACACGCCCGACGATCTGATCCACGACCTGTTCGCCGAGCGAGTCTGGGTCGGCCATCCGCTGGGCCGGCCGATCCTCGGCGACAAGAAGATCATCCTGGGGCTGGCCCGGGAGACGATCCTCGCTCACTTCGTCGAGGAGTACGTGCCGGCCCGCCTCACCATCGCCGCGGCCGGGCGGCTCGAGCACGACCAGCTGGCCGACCTCCTGGCCAAGCACTTCCTCGACTTCCAGCGACCGTCGGTCGCCCGGAACGGGGGCGAGCCGCCGGAGATCACGCCCCGCGTGGAGCTGATCGACAAGCCGCTGGAGCAGGTGCACTTCGTCCTGGGTGGCCCGGGCCTTCGCCAGAGCGCGTCCGATCGCTATACCCTGTACCTGCTCAACACGATCCTGGGGGGAAGCATGTCCTCCCGGCTCTTCCAGGAGGTCCGCGAGCGGCAAGGGCTGGTCTATTCGATCTATTCGGGAAACGCGGCCTTCCGGGACTGCGGGCTCTTCTACATCTACGCGGGGACGGAGCCGGCCCACTTCTCGAAGGTGCTGCGGCTCGTCATGGACGAGCTTCGCAAGCTCCGGCGCGACGGGGTGACGGCCGACGAGCTGGCCCGCGCCAAGGAGCACCTCAAGGGCAGCCTGATGCTCTCCCTGGAATCCACCTCGAGCCGGATGACGCGGATCGCCAAGCAGGAGATCTACTTCGGGCGACACTTCACGCTCGACGACATCCTGGCCGCCGTCGACGCGGTCCGTCTCGAGCAGGTCGCGGCCCTGATCGCCGAGTTGCTCGGTTCGGTCCCGCTCTCCCTCGTCGCGCTCGGGCCCGCCGGGGCCAACGCGGCGACCCCCGACGACCTCGCCATCTGA
- the purB gene encoding adenylosuccinate lyase, translating into MIPRYTRPEMGALWSDETRYDKWLAVELAVCDAYARRGMVPAEAVARIRSRARVDARRVVEIEARVRHDVIAFLTALEEAIGEDSRFVHVGLTSSDVVDTALALQLVEAADRLLAGLDRLRGALRTLAIMHRDTLMVGRTHGVHAEPTTFGLKVAGWYAEAGRNHERLLRARETVRVGKISGAVGTFAHVSPDVETEVCRALGLEPAPVSTQIVQRDRHAEFVAACAIVGGSLEKIATEIRSLQRSEILELEEPFTEGQKGSSAMPHKRNPVASEQVTGLARLLRAHAGAALEDIALWHERDISHSSVERIILPDSTILLDYMLAQLTRILEGLVVDGDRMRENLDRSYGLIYSQRVLLALTDAGLARQRAYEIVQRAAMRAWRERRAFLECLQDEPEVTTRLSADALKACFDPAWYLRNVDAVFRRAGLA; encoded by the coding sequence ATGATCCCGCGCTACACGCGGCCGGAGATGGGCGCCCTCTGGAGCGACGAGACCAGGTACGACAAGTGGCTCGCGGTCGAGCTCGCGGTGTGCGACGCCTACGCTCGCCGCGGGATGGTTCCTGCCGAGGCCGTGGCCCGAATCCGGAGCCGGGCTCGCGTCGATGCCCGGCGCGTCGTCGAGATCGAGGCGCGCGTTCGTCACGACGTCATCGCGTTCCTGACCGCCCTCGAGGAGGCGATCGGCGAGGATTCGCGCTTCGTTCACGTCGGGCTCACCTCGTCAGACGTGGTGGACACCGCCCTCGCGCTTCAGCTCGTGGAGGCCGCCGATCGCCTCCTGGCGGGTCTCGACCGGCTCCGGGGGGCCCTCCGGACCCTCGCCATCATGCACCGGGATACCCTGATGGTGGGCCGCACCCACGGGGTCCACGCCGAGCCGACGACCTTCGGGCTCAAGGTCGCCGGCTGGTATGCCGAGGCCGGCCGCAACCACGAGCGCCTCCTCCGGGCCCGGGAGACCGTCCGGGTGGGAAAGATCTCGGGGGCCGTGGGCACCTTCGCCCACGTCTCCCCCGATGTCGAGACCGAGGTATGCCGGGCGCTCGGGCTCGAGCCGGCCCCCGTCTCCACCCAGATCGTCCAGCGGGACCGCCACGCCGAGTTCGTGGCCGCCTGCGCGATCGTGGGGGGCAGCCTCGAGAAGATCGCCACCGAGATCCGGAGCCTCCAGCGGAGCGAGATCCTCGAGCTGGAGGAGCCGTTCACCGAGGGCCAGAAGGGCTCGTCGGCGATGCCCCACAAGCGGAACCCCGTCGCCAGCGAGCAGGTGACGGGGCTGGCCCGGCTCCTCCGCGCGCACGCCGGAGCCGCCCTCGAGGACATCGCTCTCTGGCACGAGCGGGACATCAGCCATTCCTCGGTGGAGCGGATCATCCTGCCCGATTCGACCATCCTGCTCGACTACATGCTCGCTCAGCTGACGCGGATCCTGGAGGGCCTCGTCGTCGACGGGGACCGGATGCGCGAGAACCTCGACCGCTCCTACGGGCTCATCTACTCCCAGCGCGTCCTCCTCGCGCTCACCGACGCCGGACTCGCTCGCCAGCGCGCCTACGAGATCGTCCAGCGGGCCGCCATGCGGGCCTGGCGGGAGCGCCGGGCCTTTCTCGAGTGCCTGCAGGACGAGCCCGAGGTCACCACCCGCCTGTCGGCCGACGCGCTGAAGGCGTGCTTCGACCCGGCCTGGTACCTGCGGAACGTGGACGCGGTGTTCCGGCGGGCCGGTCTGGCCTGA
- the purS gene encoding phosphoribosylformylglycinamidine synthase subunit PurS, which yields MKARVLVRFRPGVLDPQGLTIQKALRGKGFVEVQDLRVGKVFEFTLDETDPARARTRLDDMCRVLLANPVIEEYACEVVEDARERPPAG from the coding sequence ATGAAGGCGCGCGTTCTCGTCCGCTTCCGGCCCGGCGTCCTGGACCCGCAGGGCCTCACGATTCAGAAGGCGCTCCGGGGGAAGGGCTTCGTGGAGGTGCAGGACCTCCGGGTGGGGAAGGTGTTCGAGTTCACGCTGGACGAGACGGACCCCGCTCGCGCCCGGACCCGGCTCGACGACATGTGTCGCGTGCTCCTGGCGAACCCGGTGATCGAGGAGTACGCCTGCGAGGTGGTCGAGGATGCCCGGGAACGGCCTCCCGCCGGCTGA
- the purQ gene encoding phosphoribosylformylglycinamidine synthase subunit PurQ, with protein MRFGVVIFPGTWSDMDFHHVISEVLHQSVEYLWHRDTDLSRFDVLILPGGFSYGDYLRAGAIAGRSPVVSALPGFVARGGLVLGSCNGFQILCEAGLLPGTLMRNDCLQFRCQTTHLLVEQTETPFTRALRRGQVLKMPIAHGEGRYHVDAATLRALREKNQIVFRYATESGEVTGAANPNGSIWNVAGVCNEEGTVVGLMPHPERAAESGIGSTDGLLLFHSLIGSLVENGSALGR; from the coding sequence ATGAGATTCGGCGTCGTGATCTTTCCGGGCACGTGGAGCGACATGGACTTCCACCATGTCATCTCCGAGGTCCTCCACCAGTCGGTCGAGTACCTGTGGCACCGGGACACCGATCTCTCCCGCTTCGATGTTCTGATCCTGCCGGGCGGATTCTCCTACGGCGATTATCTTCGGGCCGGCGCGATCGCGGGGCGTTCTCCCGTGGTGTCCGCGCTGCCGGGCTTCGTGGCCCGCGGCGGCCTCGTGCTGGGAAGCTGCAACGGCTTCCAGATCCTCTGTGAAGCGGGGCTGCTGCCCGGCACGCTCATGCGCAACGACTGCCTGCAGTTCCGCTGCCAGACCACCCATCTGCTCGTGGAGCAGACCGAGACGCCCTTCACCCGGGCCCTGCGGCGCGGCCAGGTGCTGAAGATGCCGATCGCGCACGGGGAAGGGCGGTACCACGTGGACGCCGCCACCCTGCGGGCTCTCCGGGAGAAGAACCAGATCGTCTTCCGGTATGCGACCGAGAGCGGCGAAGTCACCGGGGCGGCCAATCCCAACGGGTCGATCTGGAACGTCGCCGGCGTGTGCAACGAAGAGGGTACCGTGGTCGGGCTCATGCCGCATCCCGAGCGGGCCGCGGAGTCGGGCATCGGGAGCACGGACGGGCTGCTGCTCTTCCACTCTCTCATCGGTAGCCTCGTCGAGAACGGGTCCGCCTTGGGTCGCTGA
- the purL gene encoding phosphoribosylformylglycinamidine synthase subunit PurL yields the protein MTGVGPKVTPELALAHGLTREEYDRVIQLLGRDPTYPELGLFSALWSEHCSYKSSRLLLRRLPTEAPHVIQGPGENAGVVDLGDGLALVMKIESHNHPSFIEPFQGAATGVGGILRDIFTMGARPFALLDSLRFGPAEEPAGAYLLGGVVAGIAHYGNCFGCPTVGGEVAFAPEYARNPLVNVLCLGLVPRGRIFRARADGVGNTFVYAGAKTGRDGIHGATMASEAFDETSGERRPTVQVGDPFTEKLLLEACLEAMATGAVVGIQDMGAAGLACSASEMPARAGTGADIELDRVPQREPDMTPYEILLSESQERMLLVVERGREAEVQRVFAKWELDAVPIGRVTADGVLRVRMHGEVVAEVPVRALTDDAPLYDRPRARPVWLDAARAFDPRTLPEPADPSAVLLRLLAAPTIASKADIWRQYDHMVGINTLVAPGSDAAVLRLKRTPKAVAVATDGNGRYVYLDPRRGAAMAVAEAARNVVCAGGRPLALTDCLNFGSPERPEIMWQLAEAVDGIAEACRALEIPVVGGNVSLYNETLGSAILPTPIVGVAGLLDDAERRMTQWFKDPGDLVVLLGEPAGSLGGSEYLATLHGRLAGPLAPLDLARERAVQAACLAAIEAGCVRSAHDCAEGGLAVALAESCITGPRRLGAELELPAGGRLDELLFGEAPSRIVLSIAPPEWARLEQIVREWAVPVTVLGRVEDDRLVIRVGGNVRIDVGVDAMADAFEHTLERWVGAPAGPPSEGTA from the coding sequence GTGACCGGGGTCGGGCCGAAGGTCACACCCGAACTGGCCCTGGCTCACGGGTTGACCCGCGAGGAGTACGACCGGGTCATCCAGCTCCTCGGACGCGACCCGACGTATCCCGAGCTGGGCCTCTTCTCGGCCCTCTGGTCCGAGCACTGCTCGTACAAGTCCTCCCGCCTCCTGCTCCGCCGGTTGCCGACCGAGGCGCCCCACGTCATCCAGGGGCCCGGCGAGAACGCCGGGGTGGTGGACCTCGGCGACGGGCTCGCGCTCGTGATGAAGATCGAGAGTCACAACCATCCCTCGTTCATCGAGCCGTTCCAGGGGGCGGCGACCGGGGTGGGCGGGATCCTCCGCGACATCTTCACCATGGGGGCGCGCCCCTTCGCGCTCCTCGATTCGCTTCGCTTCGGCCCGGCGGAGGAGCCGGCCGGCGCCTACCTGCTGGGCGGCGTGGTGGCGGGGATCGCGCACTACGGGAACTGCTTCGGGTGCCCAACGGTGGGGGGCGAGGTCGCCTTCGCGCCGGAGTACGCACGGAATCCGCTGGTGAACGTGCTCTGCCTCGGGCTCGTGCCTCGGGGCCGGATCTTCCGCGCCCGCGCCGACGGGGTCGGCAACACGTTCGTCTACGCGGGCGCCAAGACGGGGCGCGACGGCATCCACGGGGCCACGATGGCGTCGGAGGCCTTCGACGAAACCTCGGGCGAGCGGCGGCCGACGGTCCAGGTCGGGGACCCGTTCACAGAGAAGCTCCTGCTCGAGGCGTGCCTCGAGGCCATGGCGACCGGCGCCGTGGTCGGGATCCAGGACATGGGGGCGGCGGGGCTGGCCTGCTCGGCCTCCGAGATGCCCGCCCGGGCCGGCACGGGCGCCGACATCGAGCTCGACCGCGTCCCCCAGCGCGAGCCCGACATGACGCCGTACGAGATCCTGCTCTCCGAGTCCCAGGAGCGCATGCTCCTCGTCGTCGAGCGGGGTCGCGAGGCCGAGGTTCAGCGCGTCTTCGCCAAATGGGAGCTCGATGCCGTGCCCATCGGGCGCGTCACCGCGGACGGCGTCCTCCGGGTGCGCATGCACGGCGAGGTCGTGGCCGAGGTGCCGGTGCGGGCGCTCACCGACGACGCCCCCCTCTACGACCGACCCCGCGCCCGGCCCGTCTGGCTCGATGCCGCGCGGGCCTTCGACCCGCGGACGCTGCCCGAGCCGGCCGATCCGAGCGCCGTCCTGCTGCGTCTCCTGGCCGCGCCCACCATCGCGTCCAAGGCGGACATCTGGCGCCAGTACGACCACATGGTCGGGATCAACACCCTGGTGGCGCCCGGCTCCGACGCGGCAGTGCTCCGGCTCAAGCGCACCCCGAAGGCGGTGGCGGTCGCGACCGACGGCAACGGCCGCTACGTGTACCTCGACCCCCGCCGGGGCGCGGCCATGGCGGTGGCCGAGGCGGCGCGCAACGTCGTGTGCGCGGGCGGCCGGCCGCTGGCCCTCACCGATTGCCTGAACTTCGGCTCCCCGGAGCGCCCCGAGATCATGTGGCAGCTCGCGGAGGCGGTCGACGGCATCGCCGAGGCGTGCCGGGCGCTGGAGATTCCGGTGGTCGGCGGCAATGTCTCTCTCTACAACGAGACGCTCGGCTCCGCCATCCTTCCCACGCCCATCGTCGGAGTCGCGGGGCTCCTGGACGACGCCGAGCGCCGGATGACCCAGTGGTTCAAAGATCCGGGAGATCTCGTCGTCCTCCTCGGCGAGCCGGCCGGCAGCCTGGGGGGGAGCGAGTACCTGGCGACGCTCCACGGCCGGCTGGCCGGGCCGCTGGCCCCGCTCGATCTCGCTCGCGAGCGCGCGGTCCAGGCGGCCTGTCTGGCGGCCATCGAGGCGGGATGCGTGCGCTCGGCCCACGACTGCGCCGAGGGGGGGCTGGCGGTGGCGCTCGCCGAGAGCTGCATCACGGGGCCGCGCCGGCTCGGTGCCGAGCTCGAGCTTCCGGCCGGCGGTCGGCTGGACGAGCTCCTGTTCGGGGAGGCGCCGTCCCGCATCGTGCTGTCGATCGCTCCGCCCGAGTGGGCCCGCCTCGAACAGATCGTGCGCGAGTGGGCCGTTCCGGTGACGGTGCTGGGACGCGTCGAGGACGACCGGCTCGTGATCCGGGTCGGCGGGAACGTCCGAATCGACGTCGGAGTCGACGCCATGGCCGACGCTTTCGAGCACACTCTCGAGCGGTGGGTCGGCGCTCCGGCCGGCCCCCCGTCGGAGGGGACCGCATGA
- the purF gene encoding amidophosphoribosyltransferase: MRAEHAAWTSVPVEDDHFHDECGIFGVYNHPEAANLTYLGLYALQHRGQESAGIAASDGRSFHVEKAMGWVSDVFGPERLKRLPGHLAIGHVRYSTAGSSSLRNAQPISATFAQGPIALAHNGNLVNADALRKELEAAGAIFQSTSDSEVILHLLARGERHPLPRALPGALAQVTGAYSLLVLTPEAMIGCRDPHGFRPLVLGRLGEAWILASETCALDLLEAEFVRDVEPGEIVVVDRNGLTSINAIAPKRQLQCIFEYVYFARPDSTLWGQNVYHVRKALGRRLAEEHPADADVVIPVPDSGLGAALGYAQQSGIPFELGLIRNHYVGRTFIEPRQGIRHFGVRVKLNPMRETLEGRRVVVVDDSIVRGTTSRKIVRMIRSSGARAVHVRISSPPIQWPCYYGIDTPTRRELIASSHKVEEIRRYLEADSLGYLSLEGMLKAVEGDDSRFCHACFTGEYKVGFPPEDTTQLALFDSPQ; encoded by the coding sequence ATGAGAGCCGAGCACGCGGCGTGGACGAGCGTTCCGGTGGAAGACGACCACTTCCATGACGAGTGCGGGATCTTCGGGGTCTACAACCACCCCGAAGCGGCCAACCTCACCTACCTGGGCCTCTACGCCCTCCAGCACCGGGGCCAGGAGTCCGCCGGCATCGCGGCCAGCGATGGCCGGAGCTTCCACGTCGAGAAGGCGATGGGCTGGGTGTCGGACGTCTTCGGGCCGGAGCGGCTCAAGCGGCTGCCGGGACACCTGGCCATCGGCCACGTCCGCTACTCCACGGCGGGGTCCTCCAGCCTCCGGAACGCCCAGCCGATCAGCGCCACGTTCGCCCAGGGGCCCATCGCGCTCGCCCACAACGGGAACCTCGTGAACGCGGACGCGCTCCGGAAGGAGCTCGAGGCGGCCGGGGCGATCTTCCAGTCCACCTCCGACTCGGAGGTGATCCTGCACCTCCTGGCCCGCGGCGAACGGCACCCGCTCCCGCGGGCCCTGCCGGGCGCGCTCGCCCAGGTGACCGGCGCCTACTCGCTCCTCGTCCTGACCCCCGAGGCGATGATCGGCTGCCGTGACCCCCACGGCTTCCGGCCGCTCGTGCTGGGGCGGCTCGGCGAGGCCTGGATCCTCGCCTCGGAGACCTGCGCGCTCGACCTCCTGGAGGCCGAATTCGTCCGCGACGTGGAGCCCGGCGAGATCGTGGTGGTCGACCGGAACGGACTCACGTCGATCAATGCCATCGCGCCCAAGCGCCAGCTCCAGTGCATCTTCGAGTACGTCTACTTCGCCCGACCGGACTCGACCCTCTGGGGCCAGAACGTCTACCACGTGCGCAAGGCGCTCGGGCGCCGGCTGGCCGAGGAGCACCCGGCCGACGCCGACGTCGTCATCCCGGTGCCGGACTCCGGGCTGGGGGCGGCGCTCGGCTACGCCCAGCAGTCCGGGATCCCGTTCGAGCTGGGTCTGATCCGGAACCACTACGTCGGTCGCACCTTCATCGAGCCACGGCAGGGGATCCGCCACTTCGGGGTCCGGGTGAAGCTGAACCCGATGCGGGAGACTCTGGAGGGGCGCCGGGTGGTGGTGGTGGACGACTCGATCGTGCGGGGGACGACGAGCCGGAAGATCGTGCGGATGATCCGGTCGTCCGGCGCCCGGGCGGTCCACGTCCGCATCTCCTCGCCCCCGATCCAGTGGCCGTGCTACTACGGCATCGACACGCCGACCCGCCGGGAGCTGATCGCCTCCAGCCACAAGGTCGAGGAGATCCGCCGGTACCTCGAGGCCGATTCGCTGGGCTACCTCTCGCTCGAGGGGATGCTCAAGGCGGTGGAGGGAGACGACAGCCGCTTCTGCCACGCCTGCTTCACCGGCGAATACAAGGTCGGATTCCCGCCCGAAGACACGACCCAGCTGGCCCTCTTCGACTCCCCCCAGTGA
- the purM gene encoding phosphoribosylformylglycinamidine cyclo-ligase: MSRRARATPSAPPRARRPRGVRLTYKASGVDIRAGDEAVRRLAPLVRATYRREVLGDIGAFAGFFRVPRGLRDPVFVAGTDGVGSKVKLAVLTGRHDTVGIDCVAMSVNDVLVHGAEPLVFLDYIGIGRLVPETVEAIVRGVAAGCREAGCALIGGETAELPDLYAPGEYDLAGFAVGVLERRALIDGRSVRPGDVLLGLASTGLHSNGFSLARKVVFERLGYHVEDRAPDLGQPVGEALLTPTRIYVRPVLGLLRAGIPVRAMAHITGGGLTGNLPRVLPAGCRAVVRRGGWPVPRIFGLLREAGRIPESEMYRVFNMGIGFVCIVPPPAVARARATLEARGVPSWEIGEVGRGTRGVVYA, encoded by the coding sequence GTGAGCCGGCGCGCCCGCGCCACGCCCTCGGCCCCGCCGCGGGCCCGGCGGCCGCGCGGCGTCCGGCTCACCTACAAGGCCTCGGGGGTCGACATCCGGGCGGGCGACGAGGCCGTCCGCCGTCTGGCCCCGCTCGTCCGCGCGACGTACCGGCGCGAGGTCCTCGGCGACATCGGTGCCTTCGCCGGGTTCTTCCGGGTGCCGCGGGGGCTCCGGGACCCGGTCTTCGTCGCCGGGACCGACGGCGTCGGCTCCAAGGTCAAGCTCGCCGTCCTCACCGGGCGGCACGACACGGTCGGAATCGACTGCGTGGCGATGAGCGTGAACGACGTCCTCGTCCATGGCGCCGAGCCCCTGGTGTTTCTCGACTACATCGGCATCGGCCGGCTGGTCCCGGAGACGGTGGAGGCGATCGTCCGAGGGGTCGCCGCCGGGTGCCGAGAGGCCGGATGCGCGTTGATCGGTGGCGAGACCGCCGAGCTTCCCGACCTCTACGCGCCCGGGGAGTACGATTTGGCCGGCTTCGCGGTCGGTGTGCTCGAGCGCCGCGCCCTGATCGACGGGCGATCGGTGCGCCCCGGCGACGTGCTCCTCGGCTTGGCCTCGACCGGACTCCACTCGAACGGCTTCAGCCTGGCGCGCAAGGTGGTCTTCGAGCGCCTCGGTTATCACGTCGAGGACCGGGCGCCCGACCTCGGCCAGCCCGTCGGCGAGGCGCTCCTGACGCCGACCCGCATCTACGTCCGCCCCGTGCTCGGGCTCCTGCGGGCCGGGATCCCGGTTCGCGCGATGGCCCACATCACCGGAGGCGGGCTCACGGGCAACCTGCCGCGGGTGCTGCCGGCGGGCTGCCGGGCCGTCGTGCGCCGCGGCGGGTGGCCGGTCCCCCGGATCTTCGGGCTCCTGCGTGAGGCTGGGCGGATCCCGGAGTCGGAAATGTACCGCGTCTTCAACATGGGGATCGGCTTCGTCTGCATCGTGCCGCCCCCGGCGGTCGCGCGCGCGCGCGCCACCCTCGAGGCTCGGGGGGTTCCCAGCTGGGAGATCGGCGAGGTGGGGCGGGGGACCCGTGGCGTCGTCTATGCGTGA